One window from the genome of Streptomyces sp. NBC_01476 encodes:
- a CDS encoding Fpg/Nei family DNA glycosylase: MPELPEVEALRGFLGERVVGRSVERVWPVAVHALKTYEPAVTAFEGVTFDGVERYGKFLGLRGGGLYLVMHLARAGWVRWSEELAEGAPRPGKGPLALRVRLEGGAGFDVTEAGTQKRLAVYVVRDPQEVPGVARLGPDPFDEAFTLEVFTGMLTGERRQIKGVLRDQGVIAGIGNAYSDEILHAARMSPFKLAAKLSEEETRRLYEAIGTTLGEAVERSRGLPLRDLKAEKKSGLRVHGRKGEACPVCGDTIREVSFSDSALQYCPTCQTGGKPLADRRMSRLLK, encoded by the coding sequence ATGCCTGAATTGCCGGAGGTGGAGGCCCTGCGGGGGTTTTTGGGGGAGAGAGTTGTCGGGAGGAGTGTTGAGCGGGTGTGGCCGGTGGCGGTGCACGCGCTGAAGACCTATGAGCCGGCGGTGACCGCTTTTGAAGGGGTCACCTTCGATGGGGTGGAGCGGTACGGGAAGTTCCTGGGGTTGCGGGGCGGGGGGCTGTATCTGGTGATGCACCTGGCCCGGGCGGGGTGGGTGCGGTGGAGTGAGGAGCTGGCGGAGGGGGCGCCGCGGCCGGGGAAGGGGCCACTGGCGCTGCGGGTCCGGCTGGAGGGCGGCGCCGGGTTCGATGTGACCGAGGCCGGGACGCAGAAGCGGCTGGCCGTCTATGTGGTGCGGGATCCGCAGGAGGTGCCGGGGGTGGCGCGGCTGGGTCCCGATCCGTTCGACGAGGCGTTCACGCTGGAGGTCTTCACGGGGATGCTGACCGGCGAGCGGCGCCAGATCAAGGGCGTGCTCCGGGACCAGGGGGTGATCGCCGGCATCGGGAACGCGTACTCGGACGAGATCCTGCACGCGGCCCGGATGTCCCCGTTCAAGCTGGCCGCCAAGCTCTCCGAGGAGGAGACCCGGCGGCTGTACGAGGCCATCGGGACGACACTCGGCGAGGCCGTGGAACGGTCCCGGGGGCTGCCGCTGCGTGATCTGAAGGCCGAGAAGAAGAGCGGGCTGCGGGTGCACGGACGCAAGGGCGAGGCGTGCCCGGTCTGCGGAGACACCATCCGCGAGGTGTCGTTCAGCGACTCCGCGCTCCAGTACTGCCCCACCTGCCAGACCGGCGGCAAACCGCTGGCCGACCGGCGGATGTCCCGGCTGCTGAAGTAG
- a CDS encoding TOBE domain-containing protein: protein MQSYTIGQAARLLGVSPDTARRWADAGRVATHRDEAGRRLIDGRDLAAFSVELAQSPGDSDPESSRTTVRNAFPGIVTAVKLGDVAAQVEIQAGPHRLVSLVTREAVEELGLEVGAEAIARVKSTNVHIDRV from the coding sequence ATGCAGTCGTACACCATCGGGCAGGCCGCCCGCCTGCTGGGCGTCAGCCCGGACACCGCCCGCCGCTGGGCCGACGCGGGTCGCGTCGCCACGCACCGCGACGAGGCCGGCCGGCGCCTCATCGACGGACGTGACCTGGCCGCCTTCTCGGTGGAACTCGCCCAGTCGCCCGGTGACTCCGACCCCGAGTCCTCCCGCACCACGGTCCGCAACGCCTTCCCCGGCATCGTGACCGCGGTCAAACTCGGTGACGTCGCCGCGCAGGTGGAGATCCAGGCCGGCCCGCACCGCCTGGTCTCCCTGGTCACCCGCGAGGCAGTGGAGGAGCTGGGCCTGGAGGTGGGCGCGGAGGCGATCGCCCGGGTCAAGTCGACAAACGTCCATATCGACCGCGTCTGA
- a CDS encoding NAD-dependent epimerase/dehydratase family protein, with protein sequence MSSSTVAVTGASGKTGRVVVADLLAHGHEVLAVDIVAGPGDRERMAELGAPLLCADLTDYGQTVDALQDADTVIHLANIPAPGLFPAAHTLNANLAMNNNVFLAAAQNKLSRVVWASSETTLGLPFDTPPRYAPVDEDHYPYPTSTYALSKTASETTAGHIADWSGIPFVALRLSNVHVERDYRFVPGYWGDAQLRKWNLWGYVDARDVALACRLALNAPLTGAPSFVIAAADTIMNRPSAELLAEVFPEVELTRKIGEFETLLSIERAREALGYVPEHSWRDILQQGA encoded by the coding sequence ATGAGCAGCAGCACAGTCGCCGTCACCGGAGCCAGCGGTAAGACCGGCCGCGTCGTCGTGGCAGATCTGCTGGCGCACGGCCACGAGGTCCTCGCCGTGGACATCGTGGCCGGCCCGGGCGACCGGGAACGGATGGCGGAGCTGGGGGCCCCGCTGCTCTGCGCCGACCTCACCGACTACGGGCAGACGGTCGACGCGCTGCAGGACGCCGACACGGTGATCCACCTCGCCAACATCCCGGCGCCCGGCCTCTTCCCTGCGGCCCACACCCTCAACGCCAACCTGGCGATGAACAACAACGTCTTCCTGGCCGCCGCCCAGAACAAGCTGAGCCGGGTGGTCTGGGCGTCCAGCGAGACCACGCTGGGCCTGCCCTTCGACACCCCGCCCCGCTACGCGCCGGTCGACGAGGACCACTACCCGTACCCCACCTCGACCTATGCCCTGTCCAAGACGGCAAGCGAGACCACGGCGGGGCACATAGCCGACTGGTCCGGCATCCCCTTCGTCGCCCTGCGGCTCTCCAACGTCCACGTCGAGCGGGACTACCGCTTCGTCCCCGGCTACTGGGGCGACGCGCAGCTGCGCAAGTGGAACCTGTGGGGTTACGTGGACGCGCGCGATGTGGCGCTGGCCTGCCGGCTCGCTCTGAACGCGCCGCTCACCGGCGCCCCGTCCTTTGTCATCGCGGCGGCGGACACGATCATGAACCGCCCCTCCGCGGAGCTTCTGGCGGAGGTCTTTCCCGAGGTCGAACTCACCCGGAAGATAGGCGAGTTCGAGACGCTGCTCAGCATCGAGCGGGCCCGCGAGGCCCTTGGCTACGTTCCCGAGCACTCCTGGCGGGACATCCTCCAGCAGGGGGCCTGA